gtgcgcctaactttttttatttaggtgcaccagcacaaaatttaggtgcacccaaatATTTCCTTGCGTCGCCATTAACGCCACAATTTCAAGGTCACCTTTTTATCACGCTCTatatacattcatatatatatatatatatattatgtcaattattttaaacaagaataagtagtttttatgacttttttttaatttgaagcaCAATTATACTGTAGGCTACTCAAAGTCTTATAGCGGGTCCCCCCTTGCTGTCAAATGCCCCTCAGATGGCCAACACCTGTAATTTGGCCTTCTTCCCCTTTGGACTTGGCTAAACCAGCTTGCCACACTCCCTAGCATCAAAATTCTCCAAACTGGGCCCCTCCACACTGATTCTTATCAGATCTTCCACTAGTCCAGGACTGTAACtcatatctctgtatttttcggctgaatggcgatacacaatatatatctctatctctaatatatatatatttttacaaagtgggctaaatgttcagttttaagtcaaagccacttttcacaagctcttttattaaaacagatgattaaaataaaatgcaaagacagggtttcctgcccaatttgaaaatatacagctgcaacacactttttaacattaatatgagttcccctagcctgcctatgttCCCCAAGTGGCTAggaatggtgataggtgtaaaccgagccctgggtatcctgctctgcctttgagaaaatgaaagctcagatgggccaatctggaatctgcccttatgacatcataaggggcaaggttacctcccctttctctgctttgcccaccctgagaatttggcccgcccatgagaaagagagagacatcatggcttgaaaacaagttggtcaaggcccccccccctctcctcctcaatagcatttaaaggtacagacacagaaatggcacatcctatgAAAAGCTCATTGTgtgctctagtggctgtaattctgcaccaaggctgaatttcgggaaagagacttcaaatgcagtattaggggaccactaaggcctatataaaagcatccaaaaagcagcatgtcataggacctttaaaaagcAACTTGCTGGCTCAAAGTTAGGACTAACAAGTTCATTAGCAGTGAAGAAATAGCCTATTTACATTTGTATAACGCAAAACGTTTAAAACTTTACACAATTAACGCAGTGTACGTCGTGGAATCACAAAAAATTCAATTATCGTTCATTTATTGTTAGAGGTAAAATGAGTGGTTCGTGACCATGTACGagttaaagtacatttaatgaCCACACCAGCGGAGCTACAGAATATTCACCTTCACCCCACCCTGTTGGCATGTGAAGGTGTGAATTCTGTTGCACATAAACTAGAATGTGTGCATGGACTCCTTACAGTCTGGCCTAACCACCCTGTGCTGGGCATTTATTACTGTATTAAAATACTAAGGGTGCAACATTGTCAAATGATGAATGAAATATATCTTTTCAGCTGAGCATATCTTGCTGCACACTGCTGCAGCGCAATTTAACATTTTACTTGATGTTAAAGTTTTGCTTTGCTGTCATTTCGTGAAATGCTTGTGTTTTGACCTTCAGTCAAAAAGtcagtatgtggaaaaaaaaagtcagtatttaAAGCAATGTGTCAAGACTACCTATTTTTAATAAGATGAACAGGTCATGAAACAGATGCAGAAAGACACCAAAATCCAGCTCAAAAAGTTTTATTCAGATTAACAGATCAGAAACATTCAGTCACCGTTACAAATGTCACACAGGAGGCTTATACGTAGGTGATAAGGGCAAAGCCATAACCTGATAAATACCCATCTTTCCACCTGACATTTAACAGTGAGACCAACAGAACATGAGAATGCATCAACTTACAGGTTTAAGATTAGATTTTACACTCTTAATGAATAGCTGAAGCAGAAGAGCGTGTTTAGTTTAAAGCCTGTGTGTCATTGACATTGTCACTCCTTAGGACTAGGAGTTTAGCTCTTGCTCCCAAGGGTGTGCTTGTCAAACAGGTACTCTGCCATCTTGTTGTTGTGGGTGTCCATGCGGGTGAGGTTGGTAATGTAGTCACCCAGCTTCTTGATGGCCTCCACCTGCTCGTTCAGGTAGTGGGTCTCCAGGAAGTCacacagctgaagacaggatgAGAGAGTTAACTACACATAAATCCCAGAGCACATGAGTTTGTAGTTTACCCATTTTACTTTTACAAACCCCTTAGCATTAATATGCATACTTACATGAGGGTCTACATGTTCATTGGCCACTTTGTGCAAGTCCAGCAGAGCCTGGTTGACCTTCTTCTCCAGCTGCAGGGCGCACTGCATGGCCTCCAGCCCGCTCCCCCACTCATCACGCTCCGGTTTCTACAGAAGAAGACATTCAATTATAGCGGACTGAACAGGCATTCTCATCAAGCCTTGTGTACACAGAGCACAATGACCAGAGTCAACAGTTTATACACCAGCGCTACTAATGCTGCACTTCAGCCTCTGTTTTCATAACCTCAGGAGGCAATTACGGAGTAGGGCTGTGTAATCAAAGTTTTTAAATTGCGATTTCTGCGCCTAACGATAACAAAAAGTAGTCGAGAATAAAAATAACGATCATTTTGCACATTAAGTTTTGCAAGTGAAAAGTAAAATGAAGT
This window of the Sander lucioperca isolate FBNREF2018 chromosome 21, SLUC_FBN_1.2, whole genome shotgun sequence genome carries:
- the LOC116063903 gene encoding ferritin, middle subunit; this translates as MESQVRQNYHRDCEAAINRMVNMEMYASYTYTSMAFYFSRDDVALPGFSHFFKENSDEEREHAEKLLSFQNKRGGRIFLQDIKKPERDEWGSGLEAMQCALQLEKKVNQALLDLHKVANEHVDPHLCDFLETHYLNEQVEAIKKLGDYITNLTRMDTHNNKMAEYLFDKHTLGSKS